Proteins co-encoded in one Cetobacterium sp. ZOR0034 genomic window:
- the mfd gene encoding transcription-repair coupling factor, with amino-acid sequence MFRKDISQFLIDKKNSVVYIGSSNKNIDIYFDNIKDHEKNIVKLSDLQDENEYYRVNYELLEKMAKKEKIIILMSLEGLIKKYSLNTNVLNLKLGVGLSRKDLIDTLEKNGYQKNYLVQKRLEFSVRGDIIDIFPLNGENPVRLEFFGDEIDRITHFSILDQKSFEKISNINMYINKNNFEKLNFLEILNNFKKDNEVEMFLENNEIIKYKLEELIIRERDNEDELRSLYEKIQNRCIKIDVLKSEGDTERVKVQNKKDGIKYENISQIREGDYIIHENYGVGLYLGIQEINGKDHLAIRYADEDKLFVPIEGLNKIERFLVNPGKTPELYNLGRRGFKRRREKLEEDMLKFAKEIVEIQARRALNTGYKFSADTVWQEEFEEKFPYIETKDQKNAIEDVKRDMESSRVMDRIVCGDVGYGKTEVAIRAAFKCVMDGKQVLIVAPTTVLAQQHYERFVERYKDYPITLELLSRLSGDKEQKEILKRLESGSIDIVIGTHRVLSGDLKFKNLGLVIVDEEQKFGVKDKERLKKMKTNVDMLTLTATPIPRTLNYALLGIRDISVIETAPEGRVPVETTFINDNKKDIRESIMKEIAREGQVFYIFNRVKRIEDKLNDLKKILPKFVTIDYIHGKMSPKNIKERLRKFQDGDIDILLSTTIIENGIDIENANTILIEGIDKLGLSQVYQLRGRVGRGKRKGYCYLIIDKDKKMGKKASERKESLKEIGEFGGGFKLSLEDMRIRGAGEILGDKQHGALETFGYNLYTKLLQEEISRVKGDYQEEFETKINLNEESYLPKDYIEGDERLVIYRRLVDIRNLDDLKEIKLELKDRFGDEPEEVLNLLKYLEIKLLAKELKIKEIQKNDNEVFYKFDNNFVNFEKLMKLIEEKEARYSQKDGGLYSNKDILEFLYWYRGDEE; translated from the coding sequence ATGTTTAGAAAAGATATTTCTCAATTTTTAATAGATAAAAAAAATAGTGTTGTTTATATAGGTTCATCTAATAAAAATATAGACATCTATTTTGATAATATAAAAGACCATGAAAAAAATATAGTAAAACTTTCAGATTTACAAGATGAAAATGAATACTATAGAGTTAATTACGAATTGTTAGAAAAAATGGCTAAAAAAGAAAAAATTATAATTTTAATGTCATTGGAAGGATTGATAAAAAAATATTCTTTAAATACTAATGTCTTAAACTTAAAATTAGGTGTAGGGTTAAGTAGAAAAGACCTGATAGATACTTTAGAAAAGAATGGATATCAAAAAAATTATTTGGTTCAAAAGAGATTGGAATTTTCTGTTAGGGGAGATATTATTGATATTTTTCCTTTAAATGGTGAAAATCCAGTAAGATTAGAATTTTTTGGAGATGAAATAGATAGAATAACACATTTCTCAATTTTAGATCAAAAAAGTTTTGAGAAGATATCAAATATAAATATGTATATAAACAAAAATAATTTTGAAAAATTAAATTTTTTAGAAATTTTGAATAATTTTAAAAAAGATAATGAAGTTGAGATGTTTTTAGAAAATAATGAGATTATAAAATATAAATTAGAAGAACTAATTATTCGAGAAAGAGATAATGAAGATGAGTTAAGAAGTTTATATGAAAAAATTCAAAACAGATGCATAAAGATAGATGTTTTAAAAAGTGAAGGAGATACAGAAAGAGTTAAAGTTCAAAATAAAAAAGATGGTATAAAATATGAAAATATATCTCAAATTCGAGAAGGCGATTATATAATTCATGAAAACTATGGTGTAGGTCTTTACTTAGGAATTCAAGAGATAAATGGAAAAGATCACTTAGCCATAAGATATGCAGATGAGGATAAATTGTTTGTCCCAATTGAAGGACTAAATAAAATAGAAAGATTTTTAGTAAATCCAGGAAAAACACCAGAACTTTATAATTTAGGAAGAAGAGGATTTAAAAGACGAAGAGAAAAATTAGAAGAGGATATGCTTAAATTTGCAAAAGAAATTGTTGAGATTCAAGCAAGAAGAGCTTTAAATACAGGTTATAAATTTTCAGCAGATACAGTTTGGCAAGAGGAATTTGAAGAAAAGTTCCCCTATATAGAAACAAAAGATCAAAAAAATGCAATAGAAGATGTAAAAAGAGATATGGAATCTTCTAGAGTGATGGATAGAATTGTATGTGGAGATGTAGGTTATGGTAAGACAGAGGTAGCTATTAGAGCAGCTTTTAAATGTGTTATGGATGGAAAACAGGTTTTGATTGTAGCACCAACAACAGTTCTAGCTCAGCAACATTATGAAAGATTTGTGGAGCGATATAAAGATTATCCGATTACTCTTGAACTTTTAAGTAGATTAAGTGGAGATAAAGAACAAAAGGAGATACTAAAAAGATTAGAATCAGGAAGTATTGATATTGTGATTGGAACTCACAGAGTTTTATCTGGAGATTTAAAATTTAAAAATTTAGGCTTAGTAATAGTTGACGAAGAGCAAAAATTTGGAGTTAAAGATAAAGAGAGATTAAAAAAAATGAAAACAAATGTAGATATGTTGACGTTAACAGCTACTCCAATTCCAAGAACGTTGAATTATGCCTTATTGGGTATTAGAGATATATCGGTAATTGAAACTGCACCAGAAGGCAGAGTCCCTGTAGAAACAACTTTTATAAATGATAATAAAAAAGATATCAGAGAATCTATAATGAAAGAGATTGCTCGTGAAGGGCAAGTTTTCTATATATTTAATCGTGTGAAAAGAATAGAAGATAAATTGAATGATTTAAAGAAAATACTTCCTAAGTTTGTAACAATAGATTATATTCACGGAAAGATGTCTCCCAAAAATATAAAAGAAAGACTTAGAAAATTTCAAGATGGAGACATAGATATTCTTTTAAGTACGACTATTATAGAAAATGGAATTGATATAGAAAATGCTAATACTATATTGATTGAAGGAATTGATAAATTAGGATTATCGCAGGTCTATCAACTGAGAGGGCGTGTAGGTAGAGGAAAGAGAAAAGGTTATTGTTATTTGATTATAGATAAAGATAAAAAGATGGGAAAGAAAGCTTCTGAAAGAAAAGAGAGTTTAAAGGAAATTGGTGAATTTGGAGGTGGATTTAAACTTTCTTTAGAAGATATGAGAATTAGGGGAGCAGGAGAAATTTTAGGTGATAAACAACATGGTGCACTAGAAACTTTCGGATATAATCTATATACTAAGTTATTGCAAGAGGAAATATCTCGTGTGAAAGGTGATTATCAAGAGGAATTTGAAACAAAAATAAATTTAAATGAGGAATCGTATCTTCCTAAAGATTATATCGAAGGTGATGAAAGATTAGTTATTTATAGAAGATTAGTTGACATTAGAAATCTAGATGATTTAAAAGAAATAAAATTAGAATTAAAAGATAGATTTGGTGATGAACCAGAAGAGGTTCTAAACTTATTAAAATATTTAGAAATAAAATTACTAGCCAAAGAGTTGAAAATAAAAGAGATTCAAAAAAATGATAATGAGGTTTTCTATAAATTTGATAATAATTTTGTAAACTTTGAGAAATTGATGAAACTTATTGAAGAGAAAGAAGCTCGTTATTCTCAAAAGGATGGTGGTCTTTATTCAAATAAAGATATTTTAGAGTTTTTATACTGGTATAGAGGAGATGAAGAGTAA
- the mazG gene encoding nucleoside triphosphate pyrophosphohydrolase — protein sequence MQKFDELVEIIKKLRAPDGCPWDREQTLESLKPHLLEETYEVLEAMDEGGDKLMGELGDLLLQVVFQSNICDEKGEFSIEDVVQAISEKMIRRHPHVFGELSDIKTSDEVLVNWEKIKKEEKEHKDRKSILDGVPKGLPALLKAEKLQKKASKVGFDWPEVHGVIDKVEEEIDELRDEIMVGNKEKAQEELGDLFFALVNLSRHLGVNPETCLNAASAKFEKRFRYVEENCDLENATLEEMDRIWEEAKK from the coding sequence ATGCAAAAATTTGATGAGTTAGTTGAAATTATAAAAAAATTGAGGGCACCAGATGGATGTCCTTGGGATAGAGAACAAACTTTGGAAAGTTTAAAGCCCCATCTTTTAGAAGAAACATATGAAGTTTTAGAAGCTATGGACGAGGGTGGAGATAAGCTGATGGGAGAATTAGGAGATCTTTTACTTCAGGTAGTTTTTCAATCAAATATCTGCGATGAAAAAGGTGAGTTCTCAATAGAGGATGTGGTTCAAGCTATTTCAGAAAAAATGATAAGAAGGCATCCACATGTTTTTGGTGAATTAAGTGATATTAAAACATCTGATGAGGTTTTAGTAAATTGGGAAAAGATAAAAAAGGAAGAAAAAGAGCACAAAGATAGAAAATCAATTTTAGATGGAGTTCCAAAGGGATTACCAGCTTTATTAAAAGCTGAAAAATTGCAAAAAAAAGCTTCGAAAGTTGGATTTGATTGGCCAGAAGTTCATGGTGTAATAGATAAGGTTGAAGAAGAGATCGATGAATTGAGAGACGAGATAATGGTTGGAAATAAAGAGAAAGCACAGGAGGAACTAGGAGATTTATTCTTTGCTTTAGTAAATTTATCAAGACATTTAGGAGTGAATCCAGAGACATGTTTGAATGCAGCATCAGCTAAGTTTGAAAAACGATTTAGATACGTTGAAGAAAATTGTGATTTGGAAAATGCTACTTTAGAAGAGATGGATAGGATTTGGGAAGAGGCTAAAAAATAA
- a CDS encoding RNA-binding S4 domain-containing protein, producing MRLDKFLKVSRIIKRRPVAKIVVDGGKAKLNGKVAKASTEVKVGMELELEYYNRYFKFRILEVPEGNVSKSKTSELVQVLDSKGIVIDLDGEEDIF from the coding sequence ATGAGATTAGATAAGTTTTTAAAAGTGAGTAGAATAATAAAGAGAAGACCAGTAGCAAAAATAGTTGTTGATGGTGGAAAAGCTAAGTTGAATGGAAAAGTAGCTAAAGCTAGTACAGAAGTAAAAGTTGGAATGGAATTAGAATTAGAATACTATAATAGATATTTTAAATTTAGAATTTTAGAAGTTCCAGAAGGAAATGTTTCAAAAAGTAAAACATCGGAATTGGTTCAAGTTTTAGATAGCAAAGGAATTGTTATTGATTTAGATGGTGAGGAGGATATATTTTAA